Proteins encoded by one window of Gehongia tenuis:
- a CDS encoding alpha/beta fold hydrolase yields the protein MKKFAALLCLCLMATLLGGCGSPDPSQAPATPESASQREAELLSLTQTICDELSRGDYAAVTQRLDESLTDQLTDADLAEGWQDSLDSMGGFKAFGETTVTETAKGWFSETPIECGAGTLLLQLGFTENNALTMIYISVSQTPEATPIDAVLPDTLQEQGVTLSADPDYPLEGTLTLPKDAMSPLPAVILVHGSGPCDRDETVGANKPFRDLAWGLAQQGMAVLRYDKRTYTYGDVLEQSDLSEFTVQQETMDDALAAARLLRENGAIDPERVYILGHSMGAMLAPSINEEGSFAGIIMLAAPARPMWEVSYEQNLALLDGLSEEETREQRELLQAELEKGRELAAMSDAEAKKETLFGMCAYYFKNMDTYLPAAILKDIQKPVLLLQGEEDFQVSPENDFTVFEDLAKTNAYLETKRYPGLNHLFMPSNGSKTVAEYSVPSQMDETVIQDIAYFINTH from the coding sequence TTGAAAAAGTTCGCAGCGCTGCTTTGTCTATGCCTTATGGCCACCCTGTTGGGCGGCTGCGGGTCCCCCGACCCATCCCAGGCTCCGGCCACGCCGGAGAGCGCCTCCCAGCGGGAAGCGGAACTGCTCTCCCTCACCCAAACCATCTGCGATGAGCTCTCCCGGGGAGACTATGCTGCCGTAACCCAGCGGCTGGATGAAAGTCTCACGGACCAGCTCACTGACGCCGACCTGGCTGAAGGCTGGCAAGACTCCCTGGATTCCATGGGTGGCTTCAAGGCCTTTGGCGAGACGACGGTCACAGAAACCGCAAAGGGCTGGTTCAGTGAGACACCTATCGAATGTGGGGCTGGAACCCTTTTGCTGCAGCTGGGTTTCACCGAGAATAACGCACTGACCATGATTTACATCAGCGTCTCTCAGACCCCTGAAGCCACGCCCATCGATGCGGTCCTGCCAGACACCCTGCAGGAGCAAGGCGTGACCCTCTCCGCCGATCCCGACTATCCCCTTGAGGGCACCCTCACCCTGCCCAAGGACGCCATGTCCCCGCTACCCGCCGTGATCCTCGTTCATGGCTCCGGGCCCTGCGACCGGGACGAAACCGTGGGCGCCAACAAGCCCTTTCGGGACTTGGCTTGGGGGTTAGCCCAGCAGGGAATGGCCGTGCTCCGCTATGATAAGCGTACCTACACCTATGGTGATGTCTTGGAGCAGAGTGATCTATCGGAATTCACCGTGCAGCAGGAGACCATGGACGACGCCCTTGCCGCAGCCAGGCTGCTCCGCGAAAACGGTGCCATCGATCCCGAGCGAGTCTATATTCTGGGCCACAGTATGGGTGCCATGCTTGCACCGAGCATCAATGAAGAGGGCAGCTTTGCTGGCATCATCATGCTGGCTGCCCCGGCACGGCCCATGTGGGAAGTCAGTTACGAGCAAAACCTAGCGCTCCTGGACGGCCTCTCCGAAGAGGAAACTCGAGAACAGCGGGAACTGCTCCAGGCCGAACTGGAAAAGGGGCGTGAGCTGGCCGCCATGAGCGATGCGGAGGCCAAGAAAGAAACCCTGTTTGGTATGTGTGCTTACTATTTTAAAAACATGGATACCTATCTCCCCGCTGCAATCCTGAAGGATATCCAAAAGCCGGTGCTTTTGCTGCAGGGTGAGGAAGATTTCCAGGTTTCTCCCGAGAATGATTTCACTGTTTTTGAGGATCTGGCGAAGACCAATGCCTACCTTGAAACCAAGCGCTATCCCGGCCTCAATCATCTGTTTATGCCCTCCAATGGCAGCAAAACGGTGGCGGAATACAGCGTGCCTTCCCAGATGGACGAAACCGTCATTCAGGATATCGCCTACTTCATTAATACCCACTAG
- the dcd gene encoding dCTP deaminase yields MMLSGKEIFRRMGGDIVIDPFDESRLNPNSYNLRLHNQLLVYDTDVLDMKTPMPTQTLNIPEEGLILEPNRLYLGRTLEYTKTNNLVPMLEGRSSVGRLGLFIHATAGFGDVGFSGYWTLEIHSVQPIRIYAGVEICQIYYHTLEGEYEPYQSGKYQNNTGIQPSLLYKDFEK; encoded by the coding sequence ATGATGCTTTCCGGCAAAGAAATTTTCCGAAGAATGGGCGGCGATATCGTTATTGATCCCTTTGACGAATCCCGTCTCAATCCCAACAGCTACAATCTTCGGCTGCACAACCAGCTTCTGGTCTATGATACCGATGTTTTGGACATGAAAACGCCCATGCCCACTCAAACCCTCAACATCCCTGAAGAGGGACTGATTTTGGAACCCAACCGTCTCTATCTAGGGCGGACGCTGGAATACACGAAGACCAACAATTTGGTGCCCATGCTCGAGGGCCGCTCCTCCGTAGGCCGGCTCGGTCTGTTTATCCACGCCACTGCCGGATTCGGCGACGTGGGGTTTAGCGGTTACTGGACGCTGGAAATCCATTCCGTACAGCCCATCCGCATCTATGCGGGCGTGGAGATATGCCAAATCTATTATCACACTCTGGAAGGGGAATACGAGCCCTATCAAAGCGGGAAATATCAAAACAACACCGGCATCCAGCCCAGCCTGCTTTATAAGGATTTTGAAAAATAG
- the cls gene encoding cardiolipin synthase, translated as MEFSWWNWNWIINIILLSNLVFILVMIFYERSSPGHTITWTVVMTFLPWIGFLLYIFLGAGLGPITRKQLEEKKIKSVVYTQGVKKQIEALKSGHIRYHEPALYQNNELVHFNLLHNRSLYTQNNKVEIFTHGVDKFEALERDLLAAKHTINMCYFIFRGDETGERILDILCQKAREGVEVRLMYDAVGNAFIRKRIFNRLKKAGGKVCLFFPAAFGLKFVTLRLNYRNHRKIVVIDGQTCYTGGMNVGDEYKGLHPRVHPWRDTHIRLEGSCVETYQGIFLSDWQYASKEKLSARQLDKFFPGPISAGTIGVQVVESGPDDESNDIELSMIKLLSLAKDHIYLQSPYFIPDDPFLEAVEMAIGSGVDVRIMLPGVWDKAYAYHGNMAYVDKLLKMGVKVYLYHGFIHSKSIVVDGLWSTIGTTNLDIRSFALHFEVNSFFYDHELARRNEEIFFNDMKHSTLVTREWYNNRGWFTTALESVLLLFSPIL; from the coding sequence ATGGAGTTTAGTTGGTGGAATTGGAACTGGATTATCAATATCATTTTGCTCAGCAATCTGGTATTCATCCTGGTTATGATCTTTTATGAACGTTCAAGCCCGGGTCACACCATCACTTGGACCGTGGTCATGACCTTTTTGCCTTGGATTGGCTTTCTTCTCTATATCTTTCTGGGCGCAGGCCTGGGGCCGATCACCCGAAAGCAGCTTGAAGAGAAGAAGATCAAGAGCGTCGTCTACACACAAGGGGTGAAAAAGCAGATCGAGGCCCTGAAAAGCGGCCACATCCGTTACCACGAGCCCGCTCTCTACCAAAACAATGAGCTTGTTCACTTCAACCTGCTGCACAATCGAAGCCTGTACACCCAGAACAATAAGGTGGAGATCTTCACCCACGGCGTGGACAAATTCGAGGCACTGGAGCGGGATCTTTTGGCGGCAAAGCACACCATCAACATGTGCTACTTCATCTTCCGCGGGGATGAGACGGGCGAGCGAATCCTGGATATTCTGTGCCAGAAGGCCCGGGAGGGCGTGGAAGTCCGTCTCATGTACGATGCCGTGGGCAATGCCTTTATCCGAAAGCGGATCTTCAATCGGCTGAAGAAGGCGGGCGGCAAAGTCTGCCTGTTCTTTCCCGCAGCCTTTGGCCTCAAGTTTGTAACCCTCCGCCTCAATTATCGAAATCATCGCAAGATTGTGGTCATCGACGGACAAACCTGCTACACTGGCGGCATGAATGTGGGGGATGAGTACAAGGGGCTTCACCCCCGGGTGCACCCATGGCGGGACACCCATATCCGTCTTGAGGGATCGTGCGTGGAGACCTATCAGGGCATCTTCCTGTCCGATTGGCAATATGCCTCCAAGGAGAAGCTTTCCGCCAGGCAGCTGGATAAATTCTTCCCCGGCCCCATTTCCGCCGGGACCATCGGCGTTCAGGTGGTGGAATCCGGTCCTGATGACGAGTCCAACGATATTGAGCTTTCCATGATCAAGCTCTTAAGCCTTGCCAAGGACCATATATATCTCCAATCCCCCTATTTTATTCCCGACGATCCCTTCCTGGAGGCCGTCGAGATGGCCATTGGTTCGGGAGTGGATGTCCGGATTATGTTACCCGGCGTTTGGGACAAAGCCTATGCCTATCATGGCAACATGGCCTATGTGGACAAGCTGCTCAAAATGGGGGTCAAGGTGTACCTCTATCATGGGTTCATTCATTCCAAGAGCATCGTGGTGGATGGACTGTGGTCCACCATCGGCACCACCAACCTGGATATCCGTTCCTTTGCTCTCCATTTTGAAGTCAATTCCTTCTTCTATGATCATGAATTGGCCCGCCGGAATGAAGAAATCTTTTTTAACGATATGAAACACTCCACATTGGTCACCCGGGAATGGTATAATAATCGTGGCTGGTTTACCACAGCATTGGAATCGGTATTGCTTTTGTTCTCGCCCATCCTTTGA
- a CDS encoding zinc dependent phospholipase C family protein, which produces MPYVYAHYDMGQRTLKRLGADLQEKIGRHPQAFILGCMGPDPFFFYHLPSLLPHKTYGGFGSRLHDQKVGDTMRALVHGVMQEGSGVWFSYAAGFLCHYGLDCAAHPYIFYEAGSGMNHTYFECNLDAQLMEHNGVKAADLPQYRIISIGQEEGEALGRLYREYVGPAHGVEMKVQDYPRAVQDFSRVLRIFYNPTGRKERIFESIQKTLHIPRYLTFNVFPLKAGFDAMNLQGEAWSLPWSDEIHHETFLDMMQAGVKDAAEMIESLGSAVSTGNAEPALKRIGERNFSTGQPWQLKLPFIYRREPPRFPKR; this is translated from the coding sequence ATGCCTTATGTCTATGCCCACTACGATATGGGTCAAAGGACGTTAAAACGGCTGGGGGCCGACCTCCAGGAGAAGATCGGACGCCATCCCCAGGCCTTTATTTTGGGCTGCATGGGGCCCGACCCCTTTTTCTTCTATCACCTGCCCAGCCTGTTGCCTCACAAGACTTACGGCGGTTTTGGCAGTCGTCTGCACGATCAAAAGGTGGGGGATACCATGCGGGCGCTGGTTCATGGCGTGATGCAGGAGGGCAGCGGCGTATGGTTCTCCTATGCGGCCGGCTTTTTGTGCCACTATGGATTGGATTGTGCCGCCCACCCCTACATCTTCTATGAGGCGGGCAGCGGCATGAATCACACCTATTTTGAGTGCAATCTGGACGCCCAGCTGATGGAGCACAATGGCGTCAAGGCGGCCGATCTGCCTCAGTACCGGATCATCTCCATCGGGCAGGAGGAAGGGGAGGCCCTGGGCCGTCTCTACAGGGAATATGTGGGCCCGGCGCATGGTGTGGAAATGAAAGTGCAGGACTATCCAAGAGCCGTTCAAGATTTTTCAAGGGTGCTCCGCATCTTCTACAACCCTACGGGCCGCAAGGAAAGGATCTTTGAGAGCATCCAAAAGACACTGCACATACCCCGGTACCTGACCTTTAACGTGTTTCCCTTAAAGGCCGGATTTGACGCCATGAACCTTCAGGGAGAGGCCTGGAGCCTGCCCTGGAGCGATGAAATTCATCATGAAACCTTCCTTGATATGATGCAGGCCGGCGTGAAGGACGCGGCGGAGATGATCGAAAGCCTTGGCTCCGCGGTCAGCACTGGAAATGCGGAGCCGGCGTTGAAGCGGATCGGGGAACGGAACTTCAGCACGGGACAGCCTTGGCAGCTGAAGCTGCCCTTTATCTACCGCCGGGAGCCCCCGAGGTTTCCAAAACGATAA
- a CDS encoding amidase domain-containing protein, translated as MTIVPYDRQSAVAYAHRWAFARNPRYYNFDDLGGDCTNYASQTLYAGCGIMNYASNDHGWFYVSLNKRAPAWTGVEELHRFLTGNTAGPGPFAEEVDPGAAESGDIAQLSFDGEGFQHSPVIVRSARYLDELLVAAHTYDTDYRPLSTYPYAAVRFLHILGVRKA; from the coding sequence ATGACAATCGTACCCTATGACCGTCAAAGTGCCGTCGCCTATGCTCACCGCTGGGCTTTTGCCCGCAATCCCCGGTACTATAACTTCGACGACCTTGGGGGTGACTGCACCAATTATGCTTCCCAAACGCTGTACGCCGGATGCGGCATCATGAACTATGCGTCAAACGACCACGGCTGGTTCTATGTCTCTTTAAATAAGCGCGCCCCCGCCTGGACCGGCGTGGAGGAGCTGCATCGCTTCCTGACAGGCAACACGGCCGGGCCGGGACCTTTTGCCGAGGAAGTGGATCCTGGCGCCGCCGAGTCCGGCGATATTGCCCAACTTTCCTTTGACGGCGAAGGCTTTCAGCACTCACCGGTCATCGTGCGGAGCGCCCGGTATTTGGATGAGCTGTTGGTGGCCGCCCACACCTACGATACCGATTATCGTCCATTATCCACCTATCCTTACGCTGCTGTGCGTTTTTTACATATTCTTGGTGTCCGCAAAGCTTGA
- a CDS encoding LacI family DNA-binding transcriptional regulator translates to MDEKITIQQIAEKANVSIATVSRIINHKGPVKESTRQKVLQIMDEYNFQPKTGQGSNRDAKTILVYMPDFQNPFNASAFEGIQKSAQAAGYQVLILQDTQNDYQRLLKHDFVTGIIVLTSSTQSTIIDEVLNRYPVVVCSGVSKYPSVSSVCTDNFSAAKRATEYLISCNRKKVALLNSSPQFNYSQQREAGFRQAMSDAGLPVNESWVVRLSTINFNIAASNMLHLFQQPDYPNAVFAVSDMYAAGTIQAARQAGLRVPEDVAVIGFDNTEICLLTDPPITAVSQPIFELGFQACELLLERIDYPGTGAKQIVLDTELIVRSSTPLNLR, encoded by the coding sequence ATGGATGAGAAAATAACGATTCAACAGATTGCGGAAAAGGCGAATGTATCCATCGCCACCGTATCGCGGATCATCAATCACAAGGGGCCGGTGAAGGAAAGTACCCGCCAGAAAGTGCTGCAAATTATGGATGAATATAATTTTCAGCCCAAGACGGGACAGGGCTCCAATCGGGATGCCAAGACCATCCTGGTCTATATGCCCGACTTTCAGAATCCCTTTAACGCATCCGCCTTCGAAGGCATCCAAAAGTCCGCGCAGGCGGCCGGTTACCAGGTTCTCATCCTGCAGGACACCCAAAACGATTATCAAAGGCTGCTCAAACACGATTTTGTTACCGGCATCATCGTCTTGACCTCCAGCACTCAATCCACCATCATCGATGAAGTGCTGAACCGCTATCCCGTGGTGGTCTGCTCCGGCGTAAGCAAATACCCTTCGGTCTCCTCAGTGTGCACCGATAACTTCAGTGCTGCCAAGCGCGCCACCGAATATCTCATCTCCTGCAACCGCAAGAAGGTGGCGCTTCTCAACAGCTCCCCCCAGTTCAATTATTCCCAGCAGCGGGAAGCGGGATTCCGTCAGGCCATGTCCGATGCCGGTCTTCCCGTCAATGAATCCTGGGTGGTCCGGTTGTCCACCATCAACTTCAATATTGCGGCCTCCAACATGCTGCATCTTTTTCAGCAGCCCGACTACCCCAATGCCGTGTTCGCCGTCTCCGATATGTATGCCGCGGGCACCATTCAGGCCGCCAGGCAGGCGGGGCTCCGGGTGCCGGAGGATGTTGCCGTTATCGGCTTTGATAACACGGAAATCTGCCTTTTGACCGATCCTCCCATCACCGCTGTTTCCCAGCCCATCTTTGAGCTGGGTTTCCAGGCCTGCGAACTTCTGTTGGAGCGGATCGATTATCCTGGAACCGGCGCCAAGCAGATTGTGCTGGACACCGAGCTCATCGTCCGAAGCTCCACGCCTCTCAATCTGCGTTAA
- a CDS encoding Gfo/Idh/MocA family protein, whose protein sequence is MRYGTIGTGWITQSFIEGTRLIEDFELHAVYSRTQEKAQAFAKDMGAALAFSDLEAMAASPEIDAVYIASPNALHYAHSRLFLEAGKHVLCEKPLTANSQQAEELMALARSKNLIYLEAIMMLHMPQLKLLEAALPRIGAVHTARFDFSQRSSKYPAYLAGEMPNIFNPKLATGCLMDLGVYCVYPALHLFGQPEEIITTAGLLRTGSDGYLNSVFIYPDLQVNISCSKIGQSRLGTEILGDEGTLVIDSISKLTNMKIVYNDGHTEPIYGEDEKPVLMKGEAADFRNYILEPDRWTEEYAYVQELALRVSRTLERMRDQAGIRFQ, encoded by the coding sequence ATGCGATACGGCACCATCGGCACCGGCTGGATCACCCAATCCTTCATCGAAGGCACCCGACTCATCGAAGATTTTGAGCTTCATGCGGTCTATTCCCGAACCCAGGAGAAGGCCCAGGCCTTTGCCAAGGACATGGGCGCCGCTCTTGCTTTCAGCGATCTTGAGGCTATGGCCGCCTCGCCGGAGATCGACGCCGTATATATTGCAAGCCCCAACGCTCTCCACTACGCTCACAGCAGGCTCTTTTTGGAGGCGGGCAAGCATGTGCTTTGTGAAAAACCTCTCACCGCCAACTCCCAGCAGGCGGAGGAACTCATGGCCCTCGCCCGTTCCAAGAATCTTATCTATCTCGAAGCCATCATGATGCTCCACATGCCCCAGCTTAAGCTGTTGGAGGCAGCCCTACCCAGGATCGGTGCGGTGCACACGGCACGGTTCGATTTCTCCCAGCGCTCCTCCAAGTATCCAGCCTATCTCGCCGGTGAAATGCCCAATATCTTCAACCCCAAGCTGGCCACCGGCTGCCTTATGGATCTTGGCGTTTACTGCGTATATCCGGCTCTTCATCTCTTTGGCCAGCCCGAGGAAATCATCACCACAGCGGGGCTGCTCCGTACCGGTTCCGATGGTTATTTGAACAGCGTATTCATCTATCCCGATCTGCAGGTAAACATCAGCTGCTCCAAGATCGGTCAAAGCCGGCTGGGCACAGAAATTCTTGGGGATGAGGGCACCCTCGTCATCGATTCCATCTCCAAGCTAACCAATATGAAGATCGTTTACAACGACGGGCACACGGAGCCCATCTATGGTGAGGACGAGAAACCGGTGCTGATGAAGGGCGAGGCCGCCGATTTCCGCAACTATATTCTGGAGCCTGATCGCTGGACCGAGGAATACGCCTATGTCCAGGAGCTTGCTCTTCGGGTAAGCCGTACCCTGGAACGCATGCGGGATCAAGCGGGCATCCGTTTTCAATAA
- a CDS encoding NAD(P)H-dependent amine dehydrogenase family protein, translating into MNQALRIAQYGCGKMAVYTMRYVYEKGAEIVAAFDVNPAVIGKDIGEVMGCGRKGVKIEDAKHADRILKETKPDACIITTMSLMSDVEDAFKVCAENGVNAISTCEEAFFPWNSSPGITRELDEIARKTGCTLCGAGYQDVFWGNLITTLAGATHRITKIRGKSSYNVEDYGIALAKAHGAGLSLEDFEKEIASADNISESARQQLIEKGEFAPSFMWNVNGWLCSQLGLTIVHQIQKCVPQTYDKDLKSETLQMTVPAGYATGMSAIVITETEEGITLETECIGKVYAPEEFDQNDWTIEGEPNTQVVIDRPATVELTCATVVNRLPELIDAPSGYTTTEKMGVNRYKVKPLHEYVKTK; encoded by the coding sequence ATGAATCAAGCGTTAAGGATTGCCCAGTATGGATGCGGCAAGATGGCCGTATACACCATGCGGTATGTGTATGAGAAGGGGGCCGAGATTGTGGCCGCCTTCGATGTCAATCCGGCGGTGATCGGCAAGGACATCGGGGAGGTCATGGGCTGTGGCAGGAAGGGCGTGAAGATTGAGGACGCCAAGCATGCGGACCGAATTTTGAAGGAAACGAAACCGGACGCCTGCATCATCACCACCATGAGCCTGATGAGCGACGTGGAGGACGCTTTTAAGGTATGCGCGGAAAACGGCGTAAATGCCATCAGTACCTGCGAAGAGGCCTTCTTCCCCTGGAATTCGTCGCCGGGCATCACCAGGGAGCTGGACGAGATCGCCAGAAAAACGGGCTGTACGTTATGCGGCGCCGGTTACCAGGATGTGTTCTGGGGTAACCTCATCACCACGCTGGCGGGTGCGACCCATCGGATCACCAAGATCCGCGGCAAGTCCAGTTACAATGTGGAGGATTATGGGATTGCTCTGGCCAAGGCCCACGGCGCGGGGCTGTCCCTGGAGGATTTTGAAAAGGAGATCGCCTCCGCGGACAACATCAGTGAAAGCGCCCGCCAGCAGCTCATCGAAAAAGGTGAATTTGCACCCTCCTTCATGTGGAACGTGAACGGCTGGCTGTGTTCTCAGTTGGGTCTCACCATCGTTCATCAGATCCAAAAATGTGTGCCCCAAACCTATGACAAGGATCTGAAGTCGGAGACCCTCCAAATGACCGTTCCCGCAGGCTATGCGACCGGCATGTCCGCCATTGTGATCACGGAGACGGAGGAGGGCATTACGCTGGAGACCGAATGCATCGGCAAGGTGTATGCGCCGGAAGAATTTGATCAAAATGACTGGACCATCGAAGGGGAACCCAATACCCAGGTGGTGATCGACCGCCCGGCTACGGTGGAACTCACCTGCGCCACCGTGGTCAACCGCCTGCCCGAACTTATCGATGCGCCCTCGGGCTACACCACAACGGAGAAGATGGGCGTCAATCGTTACAAGGTGAAGCCCCTGCATGAATACGTAAAGACCAAATAA
- a CDS encoding ABC transporter ATP-binding protein, translating to MIRKFIAYYRPHMKLFVMDMIAAFLIAVCDLFYPVITRNMINIYIPNQNIRLLLLWGGILLGLYFAKMLFNYFVQYYGHLVGVGMQADMRRDVFRHLQRLPFSFYDENKTGTIMSRMINDLMEIAELAHHGPEDLFVSSVMLIGAFIYLCTINVLLTVIIFAFIPVLVFFAARMRLRMNAAFLESRVKIADVNATLENSISGIRVAKAFTNEAYEVEKFQKGNRAFQRARKKSYKAMAQFSSGTTFIVDLLNVVVLVAGGLFTYYGKINFGDLVAYMLFISMFLSPIKRLIAFVEQYQQGMTGFKRFVELMNTEPEQESPNARELTGVQGAIRFEKVNFSYPNGRQILKDVNLDIPAGRTVALVGPSGGGKTTICHLIPHFYEPDSGRITIDGVDIRDISFSSLRSSIGIVQQDVFLFTGSIRDNIAYGRLDATDEEIVQAAIRANIHEYVMSLPDGYNTDIGERGTKLSGGQKQRVAIARVFLKNPPILILDEATSALDNTTEILIQRALEELSAGRTTLVVAHRLSTIKNADEIIVVDEEGIEERGTHEELIDKGGIYRMLYESQFKGWEE from the coding sequence GTGATCCGCAAATTTATCGCTTACTACAGACCCCATATGAAGCTGTTTGTCATGGACATGATCGCCGCGTTTCTTATTGCGGTGTGCGATCTGTTTTATCCCGTGATCACCCGGAACATGATCAACATCTATATTCCGAATCAGAACATACGCCTGCTTCTTCTTTGGGGCGGCATTTTGCTGGGACTGTACTTCGCCAAGATGCTTTTCAATTATTTTGTTCAATACTATGGGCATCTGGTGGGGGTGGGTATGCAGGCCGACATGCGGCGGGATGTATTCCGCCACCTTCAGCGTCTGCCCTTCTCATTCTACGATGAGAACAAGACCGGCACCATCATGTCCCGCATGATCAACGATCTTATGGAGATCGCCGAGCTGGCCCATCACGGGCCGGAGGACCTGTTCGTGTCCTCGGTGATGCTCATTGGCGCCTTCATCTATCTATGCACCATCAATGTGCTTTTGACGGTGATCATCTTCGCCTTTATCCCGGTGCTGGTGTTCTTTGCGGCGCGGATGCGCCTGAGGATGAACGCCGCTTTCCTGGAAAGCCGGGTGAAGATCGCCGACGTCAACGCCACCCTGGAAAACAGCATCTCCGGCATCCGGGTAGCCAAAGCCTTCACCAATGAGGCCTATGAGGTGGAGAAGTTCCAAAAGGGCAACCGGGCCTTTCAGCGGGCGAGAAAGAAATCCTACAAGGCCATGGCCCAGTTTTCCTCCGGCACCACCTTTATTGTGGATCTTTTGAACGTGGTGGTACTGGTGGCCGGCGGCCTTTTCACCTACTACGGCAAGATCAATTTTGGCGATCTGGTGGCCTACATGCTCTTTATCAGCATGTTTCTCTCGCCCATCAAACGGCTTATCGCTTTCGTGGAGCAGTACCAGCAGGGCATGACCGGCTTCAAGCGGTTTGTGGAACTCATGAATACCGAACCGGAGCAGGAGAGCCCCAACGCCCGGGAGCTTACAGGGGTTCAGGGCGCCATCCGCTTTGAAAAAGTAAATTTCAGTTATCCCAATGGCCGCCAGATATTAAAGGATGTGAACTTGGATATCCCTGCGGGGCGGACCGTGGCGCTGGTGGGGCCTTCCGGCGGCGGCAAAACCACCATCTGCCACCTGATTCCCCATTTCTATGAGCCCGATTCGGGACGGATCACCATCGATGGCGTTGACATCCGGGATATCAGTTTCAGCTCCCTCCGGAGCAGTATCGGCATCGTACAGCAGGATGTGTTCCTGTTTACCGGTTCCATTCGGGACAACATCGCTTACGGCCGTCTGGACGCCACCGATGAGGAGATCGTGCAGGCCGCCATTCGGGCCAACATCCATGAATACGTCATGTCTTTGCCCGACGGATACAATACGGATATCGGGGAGCGGGGCACCAAGCTCTCCGGAGGACAGAAACAGAGGGTGGCCATTGCCCGGGTTTTCCTCAAGAATCCGCCTATTTTGATCCTCGACGAAGCAACCTCGGCTTTGGACAACACCACTGAAATCTTGATCCAAAGAGCGCTGGAGGAGTTGAGCGCAGGCCGTACAACCCTGGTGGTGGCCCATCGCTTGTCCACCATCAAGAACGCCGATGAAATCATCGTGGTGGATGAGGAGGGCATTGAGGAGCGGGGGACCCATGAGGAACTTATCGATAAGGGCGGAATCTATAGAATGCTTTATGAATCCCAATTCAAGGGCTGGGAGGAATAA
- a CDS encoding folate family ECF transporter S component, with product MTQNLCSSFKSSAKNCKSLRAITITAMFIALNLVLDRVSIQLTPELRIGVGFLTSAMIAMMFGPVMGISAGFVTEILSYVLYPRGAYFPGFTLTAMVGGLIYGLVLYRKEIKVFRAFVAKGLVNLLCNIGLNTLWLSMLQGQAVFVLLPARLLKNVILWPLESLLLFLVARAVMAIYQRMAER from the coding sequence TTGACGCAAAATCTTTGTTCATCGTTCAAAAGCTCTGCCAAAAACTGCAAAAGCCTTCGGGCCATCACCATTACGGCCATGTTCATTGCGCTCAACCTGGTGCTGGATCGGGTGAGCATTCAGCTCACGCCGGAGCTCCGCATCGGAGTGGGATTTCTGACCTCAGCCATGATCGCCATGATGTTTGGACCGGTGATGGGCATCTCCGCGGGCTTTGTAACCGAGATCCTGTCCTATGTACTTTATCCAAGAGGCGCCTATTTTCCCGGCTTTACGCTGACCGCCATGGTTGGCGGGCTCATCTACGGGCTAGTGCTCTACCGAAAGGAGATTAAGGTCTTTCGGGCCTTTGTGGCCAAAGGGCTGGTCAATCTTCTGTGCAATATCGGGCTTAATACGCTTTGGTTGTCCATGCTGCAAGGGCAGGCGGTTTTCGTACTGCTGCCGGCCAGACTGCTGAAAAACGTCATTCTCTGGCCGCTGGAGAGCCTGCTGCTGTTCCTGGTGGCCCGGGCTGTGATGGCGATCTATCAGCGAATGGCGGAGCGTTAG